One Owenweeksia hongkongensis DSM 17368 genomic region harbors:
- a CDS encoding lipase family protein has product MKNLKLLLIAAVCVLTGTIKTNAQCDPGDTVMVTLGDTIMDIAPKALNNVVHFYKTASDSDRVIFLMPGLGGDQNAWQDVHDETDGVTNEDPLYAARKAEVVKFGEPNGPGYTEAAGLAAAGGDIYDDMVIQNLAFSPPNRENNIAIGHSQGGLALRATDYYMRNTSGKNPQFGGLVTFGSAHQGAEILTNGLPASMGGQGMIGDMANEMCDDLLAGPLSEAIYGSNAFYAKLVRLLNIDDDILDAKTAFCDFVTGDSVLSVVAASVTPNITTDYMAHNENYSGSNYLLNTLNSYAPNIPMVAFYGEEEEPVFWRQMGSLRKGVYTYNAFQADPDQQHVDDANDMRINYYTKYLIYKGHAEWQQNQIDKIANMWHYFFNPVSTIIQLNIHTSKRTRYLKVMGDYHVGYDFLKNTNKQWKAIIGAYKTNVQQNGYICECEELNGGNGVSINWVATAAECPPGVTYLPGGIKRICLRYPNIETVVTHKPSDGIVLAESAKNLPGATVNPALSDDDYKLENTNHQQLRNSSETREKLNRLFDYNDYSNFFITKPR; this is encoded by the coding sequence ATGAAAAACCTGAAATTATTACTAATAGCAGCTGTATGCGTGCTGACAGGAACGATAAAAACAAACGCACAATGTGATCCGGGCGATACGGTAATGGTAACCCTTGGAGATACGATAATGGATATTGCGCCTAAAGCATTGAATAATGTGGTGCACTTTTATAAAACAGCTTCAGATAGCGACCGGGTAATATTCCTTATGCCAGGCTTGGGCGGTGACCAGAATGCTTGGCAAGATGTACATGACGAAACAGATGGGGTTACCAATGAGGATCCGCTTTATGCTGCCCGAAAGGCTGAGGTGGTAAAGTTTGGAGAGCCAAACGGCCCTGGATATACAGAGGCTGCTGGACTTGCAGCCGCTGGTGGGGATATATATGACGACATGGTAATACAAAATCTGGCGTTTAGCCCGCCAAATCGTGAGAATAATATTGCTATTGGTCATAGTCAGGGAGGTTTGGCTCTTAGAGCTACAGATTACTACATGAGAAATACGTCTGGCAAAAACCCGCAATTTGGTGGCTTGGTAACCTTTGGTTCGGCCCACCAGGGTGCTGAGATATTGACCAATGGATTACCAGCAAGTATGGGGGGGCAGGGTATGATAGGGGATATGGCTAATGAAATGTGTGATGATTTACTTGCTGGGCCTCTTTCCGAAGCTATATACGGATCTAATGCATTTTATGCGAAACTGGTCAGACTACTAAATATTGATGATGATATTTTGGATGCTAAAACTGCATTTTGTGATTTTGTAACAGGTGATTCCGTACTGTCCGTTGTTGCAGCAAGTGTAACACCCAATATCACTACCGATTATATGGCGCATAATGAAAATTATTCTGGTTCAAATTATTTGCTAAATACGCTTAATAGCTATGCACCGAATATTCCGATGGTTGCTTTTTATGGAGAAGAAGAAGAGCCTGTATTTTGGAGACAAATGGGGTCTTTGCGTAAGGGTGTTTATACTTATAATGCGTTTCAGGCAGATCCAGATCAACAACACGTTGATGATGCTAATGACATGAGGATAAATTACTATACCAAGTATTTAATATATAAAGGTCATGCTGAATGGCAACAAAACCAAATTGATAAGATTGCTAACATGTGGCACTACTTTTTTAACCCTGTTTCTACTATCATACAGCTAAATATTCACACAAGTAAACGAACACGGTATTTGAAGGTGATGGGTGACTATCATGTAGGTTATGATTTCTTAAAAAACACCAATAAGCAGTGGAAAGCCATAATTGGTGCCTATAAAACAAACGTTCAGCAGAATGGCTATATTTGTGAATGTGAGGAGCTTAATGGAGGGAATGGGGTTTCGATAAATTGGGTGGCCACTGCGGCTGAGTGCCCTCCGGGTGTGACCTACTTGCCGGGAGGTATAAAAAGGATTTGTTTGCGTTATCCAAATATAGAAACCGTAGTAACCCATAAGCCCAGCGATGGTATAGTATTGGCCGAAAGCGCCAAAAACCTACCTGGGGCTACAGTAAACCCGGCTTTGAGTGATGACGATTATAAACTGGAAAACACAAACCATCAGCAATTGAGAAATAGTAGTGAAACACGGGAGAAGTTGAATAGGTTGTTTGATTATAATGACTATTCTAATTTCTTTATCACCAAACCGAGATAG
- a CDS encoding LuxE/PaaK family acyltransferase, whose amino-acid sequence MVNKQYFKDRVFGIQTEEEFEQLALELFRFQAENNTVYKEYLSYLKLHAFQIDRVSEIPFLPISFFKTHQIKTGVFDSAISFSSSGTGDGTTSKHAIADLSVYENSFNTAFGQFYGNAKDWCILALLPSYLERQGSSLIYMAEALIQQSEDADSNFYLNQWDELYAVLQKKKGEGKKTLLLGVSFGLLDFVERYQISFDDLTVMETGGMKGRRKEMIRTDLHAILKQGFGVKNIHSEYGMTELLSQGYSKGEGRFNCPPWMKIITRQTDDPFSATRKGKTGGINVIDLANIDSCAFIETQDLGRIYEDDSFEVMGRFDNSDIRGCNLMVI is encoded by the coding sequence TTGGTTAACAAGCAATATTTCAAAGATAGGGTTTTCGGTATACAGACAGAGGAGGAGTTTGAGCAATTAGCATTAGAGTTGTTTCGCTTTCAGGCTGAGAATAATACGGTGTACAAAGAGTATTTATCGTATTTAAAGTTACATGCATTCCAGATTGATCGTGTGTCGGAAATTCCTTTTTTGCCGATTTCTTTTTTTAAAACTCATCAGATAAAAACGGGTGTCTTTGATTCTGCTATTTCTTTCAGCAGTTCGGGTACTGGTGATGGAACTACCAGTAAACATGCTATTGCCGATCTTTCTGTTTATGAAAATAGTTTCAATACTGCTTTTGGGCAATTTTATGGAAATGCTAAAGATTGGTGCATTTTGGCACTATTGCCTTCCTATTTAGAGCGCCAAGGTTCTTCTTTGATCTATATGGCGGAGGCACTGATTCAGCAATCAGAAGATGCGGATAGTAATTTTTATCTCAATCAATGGGATGAGCTTTATGCTGTTTTGCAAAAGAAGAAAGGCGAGGGTAAAAAGACACTTTTGCTTGGGGTGAGTTTTGGACTTTTGGATTTTGTTGAACGTTACCAAATTTCATTTGATGATCTTACAGTTATGGAAACCGGAGGGATGAAAGGAAGGCGAAAGGAAATGATTCGAACGGATTTACACGCTATTTTGAAGCAAGGCTTTGGTGTAAAAAATATTCATTCGGAATATGGAATGACGGAGCTTTTGTCTCAAGGATATTCCAAAGGTGAGGGAAGATTTAACTGTCCACCATGGATGAAAATAATTACTCGACAAACAGATGACCCTTTTAGTGCAACTAGAAAAGGGAAAACGGGTGGAATCAATGTGATAGATTTGGCTAATATTGACAGCTGCGCTTTTATTGAAACTCAGGATTTGGGAAGAATTTATGAAGATGACAGTTTTGAGGTAATGGGGCGTTTTGATAATTCCGATATTCGGGGCTGTAACCTAATGGTAATTTGA
- a CDS encoding DUF4249 domain-containing protein — translation MKRFLILSAVALILASCEKVIDVDLNSSDPQMVLEANLPAGEDSLWISISQTADYFSNDPNPVVDGADIEFTDGDGNIMQASPMGNGRYLVMGVKSMVNRTYSIKTDVQGQITQAESYMPPTVLLDSITFEYFPPNDFSDASYSINVAFQDPPDTINYYQIVVRVNGQPEGDITVFSDKFNQGTYLNLPLFGYEIGQGDVVEVELQSIDADVYEYFVTLASIVSQTGPPGIAPGNPTTNLKGDIQLGYFGTYSHSSILDTIQ, via the coding sequence ATGAAAAGGTTTTTAATACTTTCTGCCGTGGCACTCATATTGGCTTCTTGCGAAAAGGTTATAGATGTGGATCTCAACAGTTCCGACCCACAAATGGTTTTAGAAGCAAATCTTCCAGCAGGGGAGGATAGTTTGTGGATTTCCATTAGCCAAACAGCGGATTATTTTAGCAATGATCCAAATCCTGTAGTGGATGGCGCAGATATTGAATTCACTGATGGAGATGGAAACATAATGCAGGCTAGCCCAATGGGAAACGGTCGGTATTTAGTGATGGGAGTAAAATCGATGGTGAACAGAACCTACAGCATAAAAACAGACGTGCAAGGACAAATTACACAGGCAGAAAGTTATATGCCACCAACTGTCTTGCTTGATTCCATTACTTTTGAGTACTTCCCTCCAAATGATTTTTCAGATGCTTCATATAGTATCAATGTTGCCTTTCAAGATCCACCGGATACAATCAATTATTATCAAATTGTAGTGCGTGTTAATGGTCAGCCTGAAGGAGATATTACTGTTTTTAGTGATAAATTTAATCAGGGTACGTATCTGAATCTACCACTTTTTGGATATGAAATTGGGCAAGGTGATGTAGTAGAAGTGGAGCTTCAAAGTATAGATGCTGACGTGTATGAATATTTTGTTACCCTGGCATCAATAGTTAGTCAAACAGGCCCTCCTGGAATCGCCCCTGGAAATCCAACCACTAACTTAAAAGGTGATATTCAATTAGGATATTTTGGCACATATAGCCACAGCTCTATTTTGGATACCATTCAGTAG
- a CDS encoding outer membrane protein assembly factor BamB family protein: protein MKMVFYLSMLIMAWACKKPEPLSPTPPGTNGKDTSLLQMVWKVPMAPDERQSQGRQPLMYKGDLICNSAPSMNGFSIWRLDGKSGEKKWSWNDFGGTPSIPYNNHQLIYEDKYAVNNNYETNVIDFETGNLSWQYLVPNKNGHPGITEVDGYIYHKHTSTSWPASKVYLVRSPFNNVRWDTIFTLYADSIDGYSPFIHGPTLWMSPSNDSILVIQNRSWKFGSNQDGQIDLYGYNLSKKKVEFVMEDIEPTGNSNVLPPVIEDNRVYVLGNRNLHCIDLVKREFIWQKGFPGSGHHLMLSNLIIDGNRLIVKPDNDAIYAFDKYTGDLLWHTFEAGHSPSHMQFYNGMVFYTAEGDGKLFAVRTANGQIVWEEDSPHDGDRKYTSAAFQNGVAINEELGYIYVHDEYFMMCFKLPE from the coding sequence ATGAAAATGGTATTCTATTTATCTATGCTAATTATGGCTTGGGCTTGCAAAAAGCCTGAGCCACTCTCTCCAACTCCACCCGGGACTAATGGTAAAGACACTTCGTTACTGCAAATGGTATGGAAAGTACCCATGGCACCTGATGAAAGACAATCGCAAGGAAGACAACCTCTAATGTATAAGGGCGACCTGATTTGTAACTCAGCACCTTCTATGAATGGCTTCTCAATTTGGAGACTGGATGGGAAGAGCGGTGAAAAAAAATGGAGTTGGAATGACTTCGGAGGAACTCCTTCCATTCCTTATAATAACCATCAATTAATTTATGAAGATAAGTATGCGGTGAATAATAATTATGAGACTAATGTGATTGATTTCGAAACGGGGAATCTCAGTTGGCAATATTTAGTTCCCAATAAAAATGGGCACCCAGGTATTACAGAGGTAGATGGATATATTTATCACAAGCATACTTCAACATCTTGGCCTGCGTCAAAAGTTTATTTGGTTAGATCTCCGTTCAATAACGTGAGGTGGGATACTATTTTTACATTGTATGCAGATTCAATAGATGGTTATTCACCATTTATACACGGCCCCACCTTATGGATGAGCCCTTCCAATGATAGCATATTGGTTATTCAAAACCGTAGCTGGAAGTTTGGATCTAACCAGGATGGACAGATTGACCTGTATGGTTACAATCTTTCTAAAAAGAAGGTGGAGTTTGTAATGGAAGACATTGAGCCAACGGGTAATTCCAATGTTCTTCCTCCCGTGATTGAAGATAACAGGGTGTACGTACTTGGAAACCGCAATCTGCACTGTATAGATTTAGTAAAGCGCGAGTTTATCTGGCAAAAGGGCTTCCCCGGATCAGGGCATCACTTAATGCTTTCTAATTTAATTATTGATGGAAACCGTTTGATAGTGAAGCCGGACAATGATGCTATTTATGCTTTTGATAAATATACGGGTGATTTGCTATGGCATACTTTTGAGGCAGGTCATAGCCCTTCGCACATGCAGTTTTATAATGGTATGGTGTTTTACACAGCGGAGGGCGATGGAAAATTGTTTGCCGTTCGTACCGCCAATGGCCAGATTGTATGGGAAGAGGATTCGCCCCATGATGGCGATAGGAAATACACAAGTGCTGCGTTTCAAAATGGTGTGGCCATCAATGAAGAGCTGGGCTATATCTATGTACACGATGAATACTTTATGATGTGTTTTAAACTCCCGGAATAA
- a CDS encoding TonB-dependent receptor — protein sequence MTKKLCLMLLCLATMTQYAYAQNYTLKGRVKDAANGEDLIGAAVVVEGVSGKGATTNTYGFYSLTLAKGTYQISIQYIGYQSVIKEVVLDKDVSLDIELREETESLEEVVVSAEAANANVTKTEMSVAKISPKDVETVPVLFGEKDIIKMVQLLPGVKTSGEGGSGFSVRGGGLDQNLILLDEAPVYNASHLLGFFSVFNSDAIKDVTLYKGGMPAEYGGRASSVMDVIMKDGNAKRFGASGGIGLISSKLTLEAPIVKDKGSFIVSGRRTYADLFLKLSSNEDLKNTTLYFYDLNLKANYQITDRDRIYVSGYFGRDNFGFDDEFGFSWGNATGTLRWNHIFNDRLFGNTSLIYSDYDYAFDIGADEEKFTLESGIKDWNLKQDFSYFLNSNNTIKFGANVIRHNFVPGKISTGSESSFAAEDIDEQYAVEGALYVQNEQKVGLRWSFTYGLRYSLFDYMGAGEAYEIDDDGVVTSTQAYGNWESIQFYNGLEPRASAKYLLNEKSSLKVAYNRNYQYMHLLSNSTSGSPTDRWVPSSNNVKPQIADQVAAGYFRNFKDNMFEFSAEVYYKEMQNLIDYRTGADLVFNSSVETELVYGSGKAYGLELLLKKTQGKFTGWLSYTLSRSLREFDDIDDGKIFPSRQDRIHDLSVTAIYAFHPKWTASANFVFYTGDAVTFPSGKYESAGRQVPYYTERNGYRFPNYHRMDLGLTWTVKKTEKFESSWNFSVYNAYGRENPYIINFEENEDTGQTEAVQFALFKAIPSISYNFRF from the coding sequence ATGACTAAAAAATTATGTTTGATGTTATTGTGTTTGGCCACAATGACTCAATATGCTTATGCGCAAAACTACACCCTAAAAGGGCGGGTAAAAGATGCCGCAAATGGTGAGGACCTTATTGGTGCTGCTGTGGTGGTTGAAGGAGTTTCTGGAAAAGGCGCTACAACCAATACGTATGGTTTTTACTCTCTTACACTTGCAAAAGGAACTTATCAAATTAGTATCCAATACATAGGTTATCAATCGGTGATAAAGGAAGTGGTTTTGGATAAAGATGTGAGTCTGGATATAGAGTTAAGGGAAGAAACAGAAAGCTTGGAGGAGGTAGTTGTAAGTGCGGAGGCAGCTAATGCTAACGTGACTAAAACGGAGATGAGCGTTGCCAAAATTTCTCCTAAAGATGTAGAAACGGTGCCCGTTCTTTTTGGTGAAAAAGACATCATAAAAATGGTGCAATTACTTCCTGGAGTAAAAACTTCTGGTGAAGGTGGGAGTGGGTTTTCGGTAAGGGGTGGAGGTCTAGATCAAAACTTGATACTGCTCGATGAAGCCCCCGTTTACAATGCCTCACATCTTTTGGGATTCTTTTCGGTTTTTAATTCTGATGCGATAAAGGATGTAACCCTTTATAAAGGAGGAATGCCAGCAGAATATGGTGGTCGAGCATCCTCGGTGATGGACGTAATTATGAAGGATGGTAACGCCAAAAGGTTTGGTGCTTCTGGAGGCATTGGACTTATTTCTTCTAAGCTTACGCTTGAAGCTCCAATAGTAAAAGATAAAGGGTCATTTATTGTTAGTGGGAGACGCACTTATGCCGATTTGTTTTTGAAGTTATCCAGTAATGAGGATTTGAAAAATACTACACTTTACTTTTATGATCTAAACCTTAAAGCTAATTATCAAATTACGGATAGGGATAGAATCTATGTGAGCGGATATTTTGGTAGAGATAACTTTGGCTTTGATGATGAGTTTGGCTTTAGCTGGGGAAATGCTACAGGAACTTTGCGCTGGAATCATATTTTTAATGATCGCCTTTTTGGAAATACGTCACTCATTTATAGCGACTACGACTATGCTTTTGATATTGGTGCAGACGAAGAAAAGTTTACCCTTGAATCTGGAATTAAGGACTGGAATCTGAAGCAGGACTTCTCTTATTTTTTAAATTCAAATAACACTATCAAATTTGGCGCTAATGTGATTCGTCACAATTTTGTGCCGGGTAAAATAAGTACTGGATCTGAAAGCAGTTTTGCAGCTGAAGATATTGATGAGCAGTATGCAGTGGAAGGCGCACTTTATGTACAGAATGAGCAAAAGGTGGGACTTAGGTGGAGTTTTACATATGGTTTGCGATACAGCTTATTTGATTACATGGGAGCCGGAGAGGCTTACGAAATTGATGATGATGGGGTAGTAACTTCTACACAAGCCTATGGGAACTGGGAGTCGATACAGTTTTACAATGGGCTGGAACCCCGCGCTTCCGCTAAATACCTTTTGAACGAGAAGAGCTCACTCAAGGTGGCTTATAATCGAAATTATCAGTATATGCACTTGCTTTCTAATTCTACATCAGGCTCCCCAACGGATAGGTGGGTACCAAGTAGTAACAATGTGAAGCCACAGATTGCAGATCAAGTGGCCGCTGGGTATTTTAGAAATTTTAAAGATAATATGTTTGAGTTTTCAGCTGAAGTGTACTATAAAGAGATGCAAAACTTAATTGATTACCGTACTGGAGCAGACTTAGTTTTTAATAGTAGCGTGGAGACAGAGCTTGTTTACGGAAGTGGAAAGGCATATGGTTTAGAACTTTTATTGAAAAAAACCCAAGGAAAATTCACGGGCTGGCTCAGCTACACACTATCACGATCGCTTAGAGAATTTGATGACATTGATGATGGCAAGATATTTCCATCTCGACAAGATCGTATTCATGATCTATCGGTTACTGCAATTTATGCTTTTCACCCAAAGTGGACAGCTTCTGCCAATTTTGTGTTTTATACAGGAGATGCAGTTACCTTTCCTTCAGGAAAATACGAGTCAGCTGGTAGGCAGGTACCATATTACACCGAGAGAAATGGTTATCGATTTCCCAATTATCATCGCATGGACTTAGGCTTAACCTGGACCGTTAAGAAAACAGAAAAATTTGAAAGTAGCTGGAATTTCTCAGTGTACAATGCCTACGGAAGAGAAAATCCGTATATCATAAATTTTGAAGAAAATGAAGATACTGGACAGACAGAAGCTGTACAGTTTGCTCTTTTTAAAGCGATCCCATCAATCAGTTACAATTTTAGATTTTAA
- a CDS encoding helix-turn-helix transcriptional regulator, which yields MVRTGKIKALREQNEMTQEVLADFLNVSQPTYARMESGRQKLRVEQLFLLAHVFRVKPIELIDLSNVL from the coding sequence ATGGTGAGAACTGGAAAAATCAAAGCTTTGAGAGAACAGAATGAAATGACGCAGGAAGTACTAGCTGATTTTTTGAATGTTTCTCAACCTACTTATGCCCGCATGGAAAGCGGTCGGCAAAAGCTTAGGGTTGAACAATTGTTTCTTTTAGCCCATGTTTTTAGAGTTAAGCCTATTGAGCTTATTGATCTATCCAATGTCCTCTGA
- a CDS encoding T9SS type A sorting domain-containing protein produces MEKLVYILQQRCAVSWMLLVFAVLQTEVAMAQSSLENLFYEKYTVQEDVYYLLPDSTSHKDMTEWDWIDMEPRHEIRTHEKAISPTWLKTERIDIDSLSPIESWEKPMGHIIIDNLGAKVYSLEGNLISDLPHSEFYLANEDTLMDAIIEDGLSPMLPFPLFEDLPIEELQNGGYEVSYSNQSYTISTSDGSHQIFIDPIENLRVYQNFDNVVDEPYYSLESFVTTTQGYLRLGLSKSKVRRLSRKGKCLVEVRTESYSGYQLFYDEAIITEQEINLEDDFAMFPNPVSSVLEMTYSGTEFENSDINFIILDQYGTEYINTSINPASVMYVDVNALTAGLYIARFIMPDGNQFTKNLIKN; encoded by the coding sequence ATGGAAAAATTAGTTTATATACTACAACAGAGGTGTGCAGTATCGTGGATGCTATTAGTTTTCGCAGTGTTGCAAACGGAAGTGGCAATGGCACAATCATCCCTAGAGAATCTTTTTTATGAAAAGTATACAGTTCAGGAAGATGTATACTACTTATTGCCAGACTCCACCTCTCATAAAGATATGACAGAATGGGACTGGATAGACATGGAGCCACGGCATGAAATCCGAACACATGAAAAAGCAATAAGTCCAACTTGGCTGAAAACTGAAAGGATTGACATTGATAGTCTTAGCCCTATTGAAAGTTGGGAGAAGCCCATGGGGCATATCATTATTGATAATCTTGGGGCAAAAGTTTATTCACTCGAGGGAAACCTAATATCGGATCTACCCCATTCAGAGTTTTATCTTGCCAATGAAGATACCTTGATGGACGCTATCATAGAGGATGGCCTTTCGCCCATGCTTCCCTTTCCGCTATTTGAAGATTTGCCAATCGAAGAGCTACAAAATGGAGGATATGAGGTGAGTTATTCCAACCAAAGCTACACTATAAGTACTAGTGATGGGTCACACCAAATATTCATTGATCCTATAGAAAACCTGCGTGTTTATCAGAATTTTGATAATGTAGTTGACGAACCCTATTATAGTTTGGAGTCTTTTGTGACAACCACTCAAGGATATTTGAGGCTGGGGCTTTCAAAATCTAAAGTACGAAGACTTTCGAGAAAGGGAAAGTGCTTGGTAGAAGTCAGAACTGAATCTTACAGTGGCTATCAATTATTTTATGATGAGGCTATAATAACTGAGCAGGAGATTAACTTAGAGGATGATTTTGCAATGTTCCCCAATCCCGTGAGTAGCGTGCTTGAAATGACTTATAGCGGCACCGAGTTCGAAAACAGCGACATCAACTTTATTATACTGGATCAGTATGGTACAGAATACATTAACACTTCTATAAACCCAGCATCGGTGATGTACGTGGATGTCAATGCGTTGACCGCAGGGCTTTATATAGCCCGCTTTATTATGCCCGATGGTAACCAGTTTACCAAAAACCTTATTAAAAACTAA
- a CDS encoding Na/Pi cotransporter family protein codes for MAFGIFDFLSLIGALGLFIFGMKVMSDSIQKVAGNKLREILEAMTSNRLLGVLTGVLITTMVQSSSATTVMVVSFVNAGLLSLIQSIGVIMGANVGTTVTGWLISQLGLGKFSIASMCLPIIAIGFPMMFSSREKLKLWGEVLLGFAILFLGLNFMKEAVGGLQNEELLSFVKNVDYAGQPYIKQFFIVLLFVAIGTVLTIVVQSSSAAMALTLVMCNEGWISFPLAAAIILGENIGTTITANLAALIGNVHAKRAARAHFVFNVFGVLWMLAVFPFFVNLIAGASVDIFGADPMKTATGIPAALALFHTSFNILNLLILVGFVGFIAKVVIKMVPSRSEDDEVFSLDYIGSGMMETPELSILEARKEVVKFADIVRRAFKYVPRLVTEMDEKKLRYYTDQLEKYEDITDRMELEISSYLSKAAKGELSSNGGHQVRSMLNIANYLERIGDIYLEISRNLTMRKKKKAYFTQEMRDRVAEIAALVKKSLDLMVENLEAYERDIDFAKAEELENEIDETYKRLRKEYIKKVESGKFQVRSGVYYSDLISELERIGDHVLGVTESLKKDNELIVEE; via the coding sequence ATGGCATTCGGGATTTTTGACTTTTTATCGCTCATTGGAGCTCTAGGCCTCTTCATTTTTGGAATGAAGGTGATGAGTGATTCTATTCAAAAAGTAGCAGGCAATAAGCTTAGGGAGATTCTGGAAGCGATGACCTCCAATCGTCTGTTAGGCGTGCTTACTGGTGTGCTAATCACCACCATGGTGCAATCTTCATCAGCCACTACAGTTATGGTGGTAAGCTTTGTAAATGCAGGACTGCTTTCTCTCATCCAATCTATTGGAGTAATAATGGGAGCTAATGTGGGAACCACGGTCACAGGTTGGCTTATTTCACAGCTGGGCTTGGGTAAGTTTAGCATTGCCAGCATGTGTTTACCGATTATTGCTATTGGTTTCCCCATGATGTTTAGCTCTCGTGAAAAGCTTAAGCTTTGGGGCGAAGTGCTGCTTGGTTTTGCCATTTTGTTTCTGGGTCTTAATTTCATGAAAGAAGCAGTAGGCGGTCTCCAAAATGAAGAGTTGCTGAGCTTTGTAAAGAATGTTGACTACGCTGGTCAGCCATACATAAAACAGTTTTTTATAGTACTACTTTTTGTAGCTATTGGTACTGTGCTCACCATTGTGGTACAGTCGTCTAGTGCGGCCATGGCTCTTACTCTGGTAATGTGTAATGAGGGATGGATTTCCTTTCCATTGGCCGCAGCTATTATTTTGGGTGAGAACATTGGAACCACCATTACCGCCAATTTAGCGGCACTTATAGGAAATGTGCATGCTAAACGAGCAGCTCGGGCACACTTTGTGTTCAACGTGTTTGGCGTACTTTGGATGCTGGCCGTTTTTCCCTTTTTTGTAAATCTGATAGCCGGAGCCTCTGTTGATATTTTTGGAGCAGATCCCATGAAAACGGCAACAGGTATTCCTGCCGCGCTCGCTTTATTTCATACCTCATTTAATATTTTAAACCTATTAATACTGGTAGGTTTTGTTGGCTTTATAGCCAAAGTAGTAATCAAAATGGTACCTAGCCGCAGTGAGGATGACGAAGTATTTAGCCTCGATTATATAGGCAGTGGAATGATGGAAACGCCTGAGCTTTCTATTTTGGAAGCGCGGAAGGAGGTGGTGAAATTTGCGGATATCGTAAGGCGGGCCTTTAAATATGTGCCAAGGCTCGTTACCGAAATGGATGAGAAAAAGCTTAGGTATTATACCGATCAGTTGGAAAAGTATGAGGACATTACCGATAGGATGGAGCTGGAAATTTCAAGTTATCTGAGTAAAGCAGCCAAAGGTGAATTGAGTAGCAATGGTGGACATCAGGTAAGGAGTATGTTGAATATTGCGAACTACCTTGAACGCATAGGCGATATTTATTTAGAGATAAGCAGAAACCTTACTATGCGGAAAAAGAAGAAGGCATACTTTACCCAAGAGATGCGTGACAGAGTGGCTGAGATTGCCGCTTTGGTAAAGAAGTCTTTGGACCTGATGGTGGAAAACTTAGAGGCTTACGAGAGAGATATTGATTTTGCGAAGGCCGAAGAGTTGGAAAACGAAATTGATGAAACATACAAGCGCCTGCGTAAAGAGTATATTAAGAAAGTGGAATCAGGAAAATTCCAGGTAAGAAGTGGTGTTTACTATAGTGATTTGATTTCGGAGCTTGAGCGAATTGGTGACCACGTTCTTGGGGTGACTGAATCTTTGAAAAAAGACAACGAACTTATAGTGGAGGAATAA